tcttcatcctTCAATCGAGCGGGCAGCCGACGCGTTCTCATACTTCGACGAGGGTGACCTGGAACTGACCGGACACCACCTCCGACATCTCGATGAGAAAGGCCGACTGGTTGGTGTAGTGTTCGATGATGTTGTCGTCCATGTTGACGAAAATCCTGAGGGAAAGaacgagaggggggggggaaataaaaaatcagtGGGGCACAGAAAGTGGGACAAAACTAGAACATGCAAATTCTATGATAGTTTGTTCTGTACTTTTCAATCCCGTGTGACCAAAGCCCTGTGAATGTCTCCGGACTTAAGCATTTGTTTTATGGGAAGCCTCTCAGGTGAAAAACACATTGATAGCATATCTCCTGCGTCAGGAGGAGCAGTAAATCAggtcaccctcctcctcctcctcctcctcctcctcctaaccTGTATGTCTTTAAGGCTTTAATGTCTGAACTAACTTGGTGCATTCTGCCTGCAGGGATGGGGCTGattaaagacaagaaaagagaggagggagggaactGCAGCGGAGAATGCAACCCAACCTGTTGGCTTAGCTGCTCCCGATGCGGCGATAGCTGCGGGCAAGCGACAGAAAAATCCCCCAAAGGTGTTGCAGCCTCCTGTCTCTCATCTGAAGACAGGGCCCTCAGATTCCCTCTGTTGTTTCAGAGGTAGTGGCTCATACCATGTACATTTGACTGAAAGAGGTCagatgtggtgtgtgttttttgaagACGGATATTTGGAAATTCCGATTTTTAGCCGTCCCCACGTCTAACATGTCTAACGTCGTTTAAGAAAACTTAATGACAAATTGCTAGTTTTAAAACAGAGCACCCATTCCAAAGAACTCATCCGACCTTTGTCGGTAGTAAGCTGATATTAATGTGTCGTCTCACGACTTAATAGGACGGCTGCCAGAAACCTTTAATTAAACCAGATATCTCTTTCAACAAGGACCTTTCTGATAGTTCCAATGAAGTGAGCTCACCGAGTCACAAATCAGCAACAACAATCGCCCGTGACTCATCCACAGGATTTCTCAAACGTCTTTATCCTCCTTCAGTCAtctctccttttatttttttgaggAGCTGCAATTAACAAATTCCATCGGGCCCAGCCAAGTACCCAACCTACCGACCCGGTCTGTCAACCTTTCGCTTCCTCAGAGCATTCAAAACATCACCTGAGTTTTACGCTTGTCGCCCGTGGTGAACACACGGTTTTAATCCAGCTTGCGTGTGTTGAGTCAGCTGAGCTTTAGAcgcataaaagaaaaaaacaaaagtaagaCACTCACCCTCTCTTGCATTTTTTGTAGATTTTGCCAATGGTGTCTTTTTGCACGCCATACTTTTCTGAGAtctgaggaaggagaggaggaacatGAGAGGACAGTTAGCACGACAGTTCccacagacagaaagatgaTAATGTTTTGAGAGTGTCtatgaaggacaaaaaaaatgacataatAACAAAtagataattaaataaaaataaataattgtagaaatgaatgaataaatgaatcaaaaagtgtatttattttgtaatttatttatgtacTTAATTTTTTGCTTcagcatttattatttattttcattgtccTTCATACAGATACAGGTCATACAGATCAGGAATATGTCTAAGGATGGATTTTAAGTAATATAATTCaagaaataatgaataaattaaaaacattttaataaattgaCAGACGTTAACAGAATCATGAGACTAATTCCTACTCACAGCTTCTTGTAGGCCCGACAGTGTGGGCGAGCTGAGCATGAGGGCATCAAACACCTCCTCCACTCCTGCCCTCACGTACAACAGAACTAATGGGAagagagaacagaagagaaaaaacatttagatgACGAATGCTCATTAAGGACGATTATTCTCATCATCACACTGTCAGAGTTCTCCATGCACCTCTCTGAGGGTCCTCTTTGCGGGCCTGCTTGCTGGGTGGAgggctgctctgctctctgtcgGGGTACAGCCTCTTCATAGAACtcctggcaaaaacaaaaacacagacacgtAAACACAAAGCAGACGACTTGGCATCTTCTTAAAAAATGAATCATCGCAGAGCACTGATGGCGTTTCCTATACGTGCTTACCTATCACTCTCGTCCATGGGAACGGcctggagggagacagacagaaatctgATTAGACTTTTAAACTCCACAGCGTGATTCCCGGCATTATCTGAGCAAAACGCCTTCAAATAAAGGAATGTTATCACTACTGAAAGACGGAGTTTCCCATAACCCACGGAGAGAGGCACGTAAGCGTGGACACTGATGGAGAGATCCTACGCTTTATcacaccagccaatcaaagaCAGTCAGTACAGACTGTTGGGCCATTGTGTAATCAAGTCATTTCTTTGCTTTAGCGTGttcttcattcttttttttgttcttctaatgtctctttacacacacacacacacacacacacacacacacacacacacacacacacacacacacagacacacacatccctctACACTCCACACTGTGGGAAACCTGGCCTGTCTGAACACTCCCCTCGCTGTTTttgcaagagtgtgtgtgactgaaagaAAGTGAGGACATGAGGGTGGTGCAGACTGAATGTCAggtgtctgtgtgctgctgctgctgctgcaccaggtgtgtgtgtgcgtgcatgtgtgtgtgtgtgagtgtgtgtgtgtgtgtgtgtgtgtgtgtgtgtgtgtgtgtgtgtgtgtgtgtgtgtgtgtgtgtgtgtgtgtgtgtgtgtgtgtgtgtgtgtgtgtgtttcgtgtGAGCCCCTATAGCTTAGTCTCAGTGTCAGTAGCTGTAGCAGCTTGTACCGGTGCCTGGTTTCGACTCCAATTAGCTCATCCAAACTCATGTCGGTGCTTCGCCTCACTTTCACTGACACCgtcccctccaccccccccccttttcccaACCCACTACATACTTTCCCACAGTTTTTTCCCGACTCTCGCCCTGTCCTACTGCCTGCAGGGATTAAGAGGCAGGAGGGGGGCGTTGGctcaggagcaggagcaggacaggagaggacaggagaggagaggagaggagaggagaggagaggagaggagaggagaggagaaaaagggCCTTACCATGCGCTGTAAACTGGAGAGGTGTGCTTCTGGGATGAACAGAACCGGCTGGGTGACGTGGTCGTCCAGCATCCGGAAGAAGGTACACTCACTGCCCATGGAGCTGCTCACTTGAGATTTGGCTGGAAACAAAGCAGGGATATTTACAATATTAGAAACACTCTCTTTTActgtttaattcattttttttatgaggAGCTGGCTATTTCCAACACTCACCGTTGCCGTCGCCCTTTActctcctcttgctcctcttcctgtcctcaTCGCGCATCTTCCTCTCTGCACCCTGAggagcaccacacacacacattcacttgaTTACATTAATGACTTTAACCTCAGAGGATGCAGGATTCGATTGTTCGTCaagatgtgacaaaaaaaagtgaagcGCACGCCGGGGTCTGTACCTTATCACAGAAGATCTTGACCTGGCAGGCGGCTCTGTGTAGGAGCTGGTTGGTTCCCGAGCTGAAGTCATAGGTGTCGATCTGCAGGTTGAGGGGGAGGCCTTTCACTCCCTTCTGAGAGGAGAAGTCCGTGCTCAGGGAGTTGATGCCGATGTAAACCTGGCGGAGAAGAAGGAAAGAGGACATTTGAGACGAGACATCTTTTGTTTACATCAGCCTCAATTGAGACATAATGACAGGTGTTGGAGACGAATGCCAATGAAAACAGGGGAGGACGCTGGTGACATTTACAACGTGATGACATGTTTTTGGAGCCAACTTTTATAGAAGAACAGTGACTTAAACTCCCcctctttttaaatctattaaGCCTCTCaatcctcttttcttcctctctttcttctacATTTTCAGCAGGTTTGGCGGCCCCACCCCAGCGCCTTTGGGCCGCAGAGGAGCTTGCGGCCCTCGCTACCGGTGGTGAAATGAGCCTTGTTGACAAACGCATATCTGGGATTCCTCCTCAGCcactccttctctcctcctcctgctcctcctccctaTTCTacctttcctctccttttcttcctctcttcagaGAACTCAGCTGTCACACACTTGTTTGAGAGCGAGGTGTGTTTACCTTGGCTTCTTCACTGGGGTTCCACACAAAGGAGAGCGCGTTGAAAGCCACCTCCTCTATGTTGCTGATGCCGCTGAACACTTCTTTGTAGTCCgctataaaaagaaaagaaagaatttaATCGTGTGATTCTCAGATTTGTAATCAGATAGGAATGATTGGTTAGTTCacattacagattttttttggtGTACAGGTGTTGCACAGGTGCTCAGTGGGTCGAACATACCAATGTCAATGACCCTCTGCTTGACGGTCGGCTGCCGGGCATGCCAGTGATTCCAGAAGCGGAGCTGCATTTCTGGGCTCTTGTCGTTCTCAAACACAGCCATCACGACCGTCTGCAAAAGAAAGTTGACAGAAAAGCAGAGAATTAGGCGCATTGGTCGAGACGTGACTCACTGCCACCTGCCTGCATCTCCAAGAAAAGCCACCGTGCTTCATTCATCACTCCAaatccctcttttctcctcacaTTGTCATCGGCTGTTTGcagtgtgctggtgtgtgtttgtgcatattcTTATCCTCTGATTCACTTGACAAAGAAAACGGTTGTCGCCTGTGTTTTTCAACCACACCACACCTTCCCCCCCTTCCTCGTCCACTCCTCCGTGAGCTGGGCCGAACTCGGCTGCACTCTGGCTTCGTTACACCACCGCACAAATAAATTATATAGGGCAGGACACTGTAATTTGAAAGGTACCAGCCCAGTGTACTGGGGTGTCAGCTGGGGATTAGTCACAGAGGAGCTGGCTGCGAGGGAGGGACAGGTATATAAGAGGGTTTGGCTCTGTGGCATGCAAAGAATTTATGTATTCATGAGCCTGTGGAAAAAAGCCTGAAGGAAatactacttttttttttttaacataacatacgtgcagaaaaagaaaacaattatttaagAACTAAATACGATCTGTGCCTGCGGGTGATGTGTCACCATGACTCACTTTGACTTTGGTGGATGTGAGGCAAGCACTGCTGTCCACTCCCTGCAGGGTGATGGGGTAGAACTGTCCCTTGTTCAGGTAGACCATGGGCAACTCGTTGGATTTGTAACCAGAAGCCGAGGGAGCTCCCAGGGAAAACTGGAACTCGTTCCTGAATCTCTCAGGCTGTGGGGAGCTGGTGTAGGAGCCGGAGTAGACAGGGCTGGAGGTGTCCTCGGGGAAGGGGTCGCTGTAGGGAAGAGCCTGGATAAACACGCAAGGACATGCATTAGTAAAGGAAAACATGGGAGAGGACAAAAGTCTGCAAACTTTCTGATGATGACGCAATGCTCACCTCGCTGCTGTGGTCGGGAAAAGCACCGGTCTCGGGCCACTTCTGCAGCAGGGAGTCGAAGATGATGTTGAGCTCCTGTTTGTCGTAGGTATCGGCCACCACGCTGGTCAAAGTGGTGTAGGTGTCCGAGGTGGTGGGCACGGAGATGGGCAGGGAGGTGTGGAGCTTGGATCCCAGAATCTCCTGAGggtggctgatgggaatgttCTCAGACAGGAGCTTCATGACGTTAGCGGACACATCCAGCGACACAAGCTCATTGGCGTTCGCTGGGGACCTGGcggggtgaggagggaggaggaagcagggagGGAAAAAGAAAGTTGATTAATTACAGTGAAAACCGCAGTTTTTTAGAAGGTCGGCATGACTCAGTAAAACTCCACCCACACatcaacacagcaacaacacgaACAATCCTAAAGCGAGTGAAAGACAGAAGCCTGCAGGTTGGCCTGTGCAAACGCCTGGGAAAGCACTTCAGCTCTGAGCACACACTGCTACTGTGAGGTGAGCTCACAGAAAGACCAGGTTTTTGAGGCTGGGTGGGAACTATTTGTCTCTtaatccatctttttttctctttccccctccGTGTTTGAGTTTCTCTGTTTGAGGGGACAACACTGCGCCCCGGCACTGGCCATTTCTCACCCACCAAGGAAGcataaggaggaggaggaggagaagtaaTAGGGAGGGTGGAAAACAACTGTCTGTCCGCCTGTTGTGAAACTCTCCAAGCAAGACAGAGAtaatgagagagagggatggatggatggaagcaCTGAAGAGGGAGACAAtaatcctgctgctgtgtttgactTGAGGATTACCCAATCACCTGATAATGACCTCCTAAAGCCCTGCCTTTCTCTTACTGGGCTATTGACACTCATCCACATGTTTAATTTAGTGGGGATGAGACATAAAGACTTAAAAGATAAACTTGTAACTTCTGGATCTTCCAAGAAAgagctgctttttcttttatatttctatattgaTGATTTAGTAGTGAATAACGTTTATATGCTCTTACCTCTCGGTCATTTTGTTGATGTTATTGCCGCGGTGGCAGGGGACAATCTTCTGATCTTTCTGGctctgcacaaataaaaaataatagatcagattaaaattttaaatgcatcttttccatattaaaaatataattttctttagTTTCACTGATTCTGCAATATCTACCTTGCACTGCTCATACAGCATGGTTAAGGCGGCCAGGTCGTCCCCAGGGTGGAGTCTGGGTTTGGAGTGGTTCTGCTCGAGGGTGTCCGGGTAGGACCAGGAGTCCATGTTGCAGTTTGTGTATTGGTTGTAGTTGAAGTTCTCGCTCTGAAAAACTAGTCCCAGAGTCCTGcgtggaggagagaaagacacaacaaagacaaattagatgacatgttaaaaactgtaaataatcCAGAGGTGCAAAAGGTAGAGAAATGCATTTgagtgttttatatttatgctTCTTTGACAAACTGCGAAGGCAAAAAAATCGAGAACACGCCTgagttcagctgcagcagctgagcctCGGAGCACTGTACATACTTGCCCCAGAGCGTGAAGGGTTTCGATTGCAAAACCACAAAGCTGAGTAACATCCCTCAGGAGCAGTGGTGtcaaaaaaaaaggtttgaaaaaACGTCAAGggccacccacacacacacacacacacacacacacacacacacacacacacacacacatgaaggcGTTTTTGTGGTTTCTCGTgttgtgaaaggaaaacaagcCACATTCATGCATGTTGTATAATCTCTCTTATTTGCATGGATCTCCCAAAGAGGTGATGAGATTCTCttacaaagtaaataaaacccCACGACCGCCACTGATGAGGCCGGTTTTAAGTGTCACATGAGGATAAAACCCCCGGGATCCTGAGGATTGGATTTGTTTGGAGAGTCTCCAGATTGCAAATATCCCGTCTGCTGAAATAAGCCCCCCTCCTCCGATGAGTTTGTCTGAAGTGGGTAATGAACAAATGAGCAAGTTTGTCCTGGATAAACAGTTGGTTAGACGTGCCGACAGGGGGGAACAGGAAGAGCACAGGTGTTCAAAAGCAAAGTTTAAAGAGAAATCTAAGGGTTTCTCAGAGGGATTAGGGACGAGGAATGGACGCATGTGGAACACAGCGGCTGGAAAAGTGGAAATAATGTATTTGAGGGTTTAGTGCTGGATATTCGGTCTGTTTCCGAACTCATACACCTGTTCTAAGATGCACCTGTCTCTCCCGCTCTATCTCCCAGTAGCCTCGGAAAAAAATACCTGCATGCAACGCAACTCCCATTAGTCGCTCTCCGTTTCCCACCAGTACAAGTGCAGATGTTTTTATGCAGACACAGGGTTTGGGGGGCTTGTGTCTAGGGTTTCGACCATTATGTAACTCAATGCATTACACGCTGCCGTAGCCCTCCAACACCTCGAGAGGAGATTCTTATTTCCTCGGTCTCCTTTTGTGCTCTGTGGCCCCCAGGTGAGGGACAACACTAGCCGAAACAGACCTGCTGCAAGTggtgtgtgtagtgtgtctgtgtgtgtgttaataataTACATCTCAATTTTCCACCTGCAAAACAtcccctttaaaacattttcacatggGGGTCTCATTGCAACACACAAGGGGAAGGAGGAGGTTTCTGTCACTGGAGTCAAACGTAGAATATTTCCCGTGTTACAACAAGTCTGGACTAAAATGTTTCACCTCCGCCGATGGAAAAGTAAAtttttaaaaggaagaaaatctCAATAATGCACTTTTTTTGGGGTtcaaaagcagaagaaaagattATCCCAGAACTTACTCAGTCTCTTTGGTCATGTCTCCAGTCCAGGTCCGCCGGAATAGATCCCTTTAGTTTCAGCTcctcactgtttctctctctctctgtggcggTGAGTCTGTCAGTCTGGCAGAGAAGAGCGCTGACACACAGATGACTCAAGTGTTGTGGTTCCCTTTGAGCTGGGGCCCAGATTTATTTCATGCCTGCAcagtttccctctctcctctgattggccgagGGCTGGGGAAACAGGTGTCTGATAGGACAGGTGTAGGATCTTTAACTCTTTCCAGGCTGGAGAGAAACTGGCTTACatgtgtatatgagtgtgtgcagcagagagagagagagagcactttGCAAGACAATCTAAGGCCGAGTGTTTTGAATCTCATTAATGCGCCGGACAAAAAGAGTGAGATTGGGGATCCAGGAGGTGTGAAAAGGTTTGGTAATGAGAGTGAGAACGGCAGGAGAGGCCTGGCAGTCAGCTTTAACATGTTAATAGATTTCCAGTATCATTTTTCACTGCCCCTTTATTTCCATGTCATACACAGGTTTTGGTCTCTTTATTTCCTGAGGATCATTGATGCAAACATGGAAGATTTACTGTTGTGGTGAAAACTGCTGAGGAGAGGTGGGCTGAAGGGAAGCTGATTTAAAAGAATATAAGTTTTAAAGCCAAACTAAGATTGAAAAGTTGTTCAAAACTTACAATGGTTTTCAAACTTTTCCTCTTTAGTCGttacacattacacacaaacttATAGTATATACTTATAGTATAATAATATAGTGAAGAGTCATCTCCTTTCGAGGTTTTTATAACCACATATATACACTATATTATTAAAACTATTCATGTACTGGCATGTGGAATAAGTTGCAATCTGATACTGACCTACTTAATAtacacagaaaaactaaaattgcaaaaaatacTTACATTTGTAACACACAAAGGAATAAAGTTTTTTCAAATTGAAGATATAAATTGTGTGAATATAACTTGCTTCaagtttgatttgaaaaaacttaattcatttgtgtgttaccaATTAAAGTCGTTTTTTAAGTctgtaagctattttattttgtagtagTACACTTTCACttatacattttcacatgtaaaaataatgtcATGTCATACACAGGTTTTGGTCTCATTTTCTAGGGATCATGGATGCAAATATAGAGGATTAACTGCTGCAGTTTTTTGAAAGCCAAAGTAAAGTGGAAAAGTTACTTTTAAGATTAGTTAAGATTTAAAACCTTAGTGCAGGTTCAGGATTTTAATGTAAACATTGATTTTCTGAATAAAGTTTTGCTTTTATTCAATAtatttgaattgagttgaaaaATATGTTACATGTAACATACAAATACAAGTATTTTAGTAGAAGCACTGATTGTGCAGATCAGTATTTTTAacaggttttttaaatatatatatttattaaaaaatttgATGCTGCAACTGGAGCTACTTAATCtattgaaaaaagaaattagtttttttaccAAGGTAAACAGAACTACTTCAATCGgtaacacaaattaattaagtttgttcaaatCAAAGTTTTGTaaacaattttctttattagtgaaGGGTAATATTACTTGAACACtgtcatcaaaaataaatataaacttatGCAATTGAGTTAAGAAATGAGTGgagtcaaattaaaatgataagtTTACTTAAGGGCAGCTCTTAATGTATCACTAATGTTGTAATTATGCACCACTAATGTTGAAGTATGAGCAAATAAACTAAGAACTATTTAACACTATCTGCCAAAGTATTTCAAATACCTGTTTTGACCCACATATACTACAGTGAATAAGAAAGAAACGTTTGTCTTTGCACGTTCAGGTGAGATTTGAATCAGGTGGCTGCACACAGATTCTACAACTTTGACTGCAACCTTTGTTGTTTCTCGACCACGAGGTGAAACGTTCACCTTCACAAAGACTaagcagcaaaacacacacttccaaaGAAAAGAAGCCAAAGATCCCAGCATCTGTACCAGGAATCCAAGAGCACTGAGTGAGCCCTGTACGGTCTTCATGTCAGTCAGGGATATTATCTTCCACCCACACAATGtttaaagtacacacacacacacacacacacacacacacacacacacacacacacacacacacacacacacacacagagagagagagagagagagagagagagagagagagagagagagagagaaaggtgcGTGTGTAATTATAAGTAGCTGTtcatgtgtgcatttgtgtgtgtgctgcagacaCCTGAGGGAATATGGCATGGTAACACACAAGGGTGCATGCTGTGCAGCCTGCCCTCACactcacaataacacacacacacacacacacacacaacacacacacacacacacacacacacacacacacacacacacacacacacacacacacacacacacacacacacacacacacacacacacacacatgcacatacacacgtaGACACCGAGCCCTGAGGGAGAATTGGCACTGACccaaaagagaaagagaaataaag
The sequence above is drawn from the Hippoglossus hippoglossus isolate fHipHip1 chromosome 22, fHipHip1.pri, whole genome shotgun sequence genome and encodes:
- the grhl3 gene encoding grainyhead-like protein 3 homolog, whose translation is MTKETETLGLVFQSENFNYNQYTNCNMDSWSYPDTLEQNHSKPRLHPGDDLAALTMLYEQCKSQKDQKIVPCHRGNNINKMTERSPANANELVSLDVSANVMKLLSENIPISHPQEILGSKLHTSLPISVPTTSDTYTTLTSVVADTYDKQELNIIFDSLLQKWPETGAFPDHSSEALPYSDPFPEDTSSPVYSGSYTSSPQPERFRNEFQFSLGAPSASGYKSNELPMVYLNKGQFYPITLQGVDSSACLTSTKVKTVVMAVFENDKSPEMQLRFWNHWHARQPTVKQRVIDIADYKEVFSGISNIEEVAFNALSFVWNPSEEAKVYIGINSLSTDFSSQKGVKGLPLNLQIDTYDFSSGTNQLLHRAACQVKIFCDKGAERKMRDEDRKRSKRRVKGDGNAKSQVSSSMGSECTFFRMLDDHVTQPVLFIPEAHLSSLQRMAVPMDESDRSSMKRLYPDREQSSPPPSKQARKEDPQRVLLYVRAGVEEVFDALMLSSPTLSGLQEAISEKYGVQKDTIGKIYKKCKRGIFVNMDDNIIEHYTNQSAFLIEMSEVVSGQFQVTLVEV